The DNA region tatatagaatatatcaGGTGATAGCTAAAACCTCAAAATGTTTCTTCAAAAGATTTCCTCTTTAGATGTGTGATGCAAATAGGAATATTTCCCTGAAGTGTTCTAGCATCATCACTGACCGTCAGGAAACTTTGAATTGGTGTTGAAATGGCCTATGAAATGTCCCTCTTGCCCCATGAAGAGTGAGTTTGTTTTCACAGCTGTACTTAGCCACACAGCTTTTTTCTGActatgtgtgttttctctcgTCCACCTGGCTGGGCAGAGTTGGAGAAGGGGTCCGGATCGGCCCACATCTCCCAGCTTCCCGTGGAGGTTCTGCTAAAGCTGTTTAGATATCTTGGCCCAGAAGACCTGTGCCGCTGCGGGCAGGTTTGCACCACCTGGTCAAATGTTGCCAAGACTGGCTCTCTCTGGAGGCACTTATACCCAGTCCGCTGGGCAAGAGGTAAGGAGAGTTGCCTGCTTTTTTTAGTTTTgcataaatataatatataaactgGATGCTTACATTTGACTGAAATAGGTGAATCCAAACTGATTACTGAATGTACAGTGTTAGCCCTTGGACACACtgaattgtgttgtgtgtgggtgtgtacacGATGGCTGCATTGAGCTACTGTAGCtcgattttgtgtgtgtttgttcacacAGCTGACATTTTTGCTCTGGCACTGGCACTGCCAGCCCTATATATGAGTCAAAGCTTTATCCCTGGCGTGTGTAAAAAAGTGTTACAATTTTTAAATGTGCCTTTCACACGCACAAAGGGCTTTACACATAGAAGTTAAGACAGAACAAACAATTAGAAAAATATCTATGAGTTAAATTAGTCCATTGGTTAAATTTAACAAACTGAAATGTCCATGGGCAATGATGACTCTTGGCATGAACAGTGCACAGCATGGTGTCATATACAGACCAACCCAGTAGCATTGCTGGCTTTCTGGAGAGCTCTTGAAGCTTATGGTAGCTCTTTATCTCAGTGGAGTCACGTTTATGTTAACAGGCATTAGCCATATACACAGTGAACAAGTTTAACTAGACAAGTAAATACAAACAATTGAACAGAACTGACGACTCAACGGTCTTTGTGTGGATCTCGGATCGTCTCTGACATATCCGCAAAGATGAAGGGTCACCACCTCActaaacctctcaaagactgaactgctggtcctccatGCCAAACAAAAAGCTTGaatgtcactttggataaaagtgttgtctaaattaataaatgtaaatgtgaccTGTTAGTATGGGGCAAAATCAAAATCAGCAGGTAAAGTAGATGCCATGCACACTCTGTGTGTCTAAGGGCTTGCTATGTTTTTTTGtcctaattacttttttttctcttgaacTATTTTTACTTTGAAGTAAATAAGCCCAAATTCCAAGCCTTATTTAGAATTGttagtcagtgtttcattgTGCTCACATAATGAATTAGAGCTTCCACCCCTCGGAGCTGGGCTTTGCATGGGCCCGTATTGGATCCACCGTACTTGTCTGTGCAGCAGGCCCCCTAGCTATTTTTATCCAGACGGCTAAGTTATCactgcactcacacacccacactcatttGTGCGTATCTAACGCCATGTCTCCTAGGCGACTACTACCACGGCCCCCCCGGTGAGCTGGATCAGGATCCAGAGGAGGAGTGGGTGAAGAACCTCAAAGACGAGGGTCGAGCCTATCAGGAGTGGGATGAAGATGCAGACGTGGATGAGTCTGGTGAGTCCTCGGCCTCTGCGTTACAGTCAAGCGTTACTGTGTTTTTCACTAGTCTGTTATTTTGGCAATATCAAAGTACCCTGGTTATGTAACTAGTGCCTGGTTTATTAAGTCATGGCTGGGATGGCTTTCAGTTGAATTCCTACTAAAGGAAGAATTGGCCACCATCTCTCAGTGGAGATATTGATTTTACTCTGTGTTATCCATGTAGAAGAGGCCTCAGAGGAAAGTCCAGCCATTAATGCAGTCCAGCGAGAGAAGAAGCTGTTGAATGGGATGATCCAGAACCTTCTGCCCATCGTGGGGTCTTCCGTCAAGTCCATCGTCCTGGCATACAGCTTCGCTGTCTCCAGTAAAATGGTATGTGGACCATGTTATTCCCTCGGAGCACTGTTTCAGTCAGGGCTTCAAACCAAAAATACAAGAATTATACAAGAATTATAAATACAAGAATTAGATGCGTTCTGAGCAGAATcagtattttaacgtttcccGTTTTGCGTTCCACCTTAAAATGACAACCGGTTAGAACCAAATGAAAAAAACGGTTAATAACATTCCATGTATGGCTATGTAACATGATAATATTTAGATGGCATAAAAATGTCTAGCCTatctattttacacacacacttgttggtTTCAGGATCAAACAATAAATTCTGCAACACTGGATTTTCTTGATGCCTTCCCATCTAAGCACAAACGTTTAAATGAGAAACTATGTCATTTTAATTCTTGCTAATAGCTATACAGGTCACAGTAGTATGAAGTTAGCTAGCGATTTTCAACATTAGTTCTAGTTTACATGATCGAATCAAACTAAATTAAATTCCAATTAAGCACAATATTTACCTCCTCTGGTTGCAAATGGGGACGGGAGACACATTTCAGTTTAAGGTTAACTTTATAGAGACATTTTACCGTTCACTGGCTGCAGCCAGTAAGTCCACTATCCAGACTCCAGTTATCAAGCAGAAAATATTTTAATCGTTGTAATAATAGAAGATTGAAAGAAATAACATTATTTACTAGTTACCATTATTTCAAATACATGTTTCTGTTCCAGAACATCAGTATCaaaattaaatatcaatatcTATCAATAGCTTCTGATTTTCGTTTTTGTTCCATGAACTGGTTCAAAGCTTTGGCTTCAGTTCCATTACAcccatcttgaatttccccttggggatcaataaagtagatctatctatctatctagctagctagctacagtTCCATTAGGATTTTTGTATGTTGAATTAATACTTTCTCAATTGTCACAGGTACGCCAGATCCTCACCCTTTGCCCCCAACTCACCTACCTGGACCTAACCCAGACTGATGTCACCGACTCTGCATTCGACAGGtagttcttcttctttctcttctcgtTAATATCTTGCTCACTGCAAGGAAACATGTTGGATGGATGTTATTGAATGTGCCGTGAATGGTGTCAGCAGTTCCTCCCTAAAAAGCTTTATTTGACGAGCTACACCATTTAGATGTCCACGTATCTGACATAATGTCAAATGattatttctgatatgttgtttttttttttttttttttttttgctctgtaTTTCTGCTGTCTCCAGTTGGGCATCTCTGGGTGCATGTAGCTCTCTGAAACACCTGGACCTGTCTGGCTGTGAGAAGATCACAGACCACACTCTGAAGAGGCTTTCCATGGGCCTGGGTGACCTGACCTCCTGCTCCCTCCCCATCAGGAGCCCAGAGCGCAAGGCCAAGCTGCTGGCCGGTCTCCCATCTCCCATCAAGCTCCAGCACGAGGTCCCCCCCGACTGCTCCAACGGCAGGGGCAGGCAGGAGCTCATCTTCAAGAGGAGACCTGGCGGCCGAGGCAACGGCTTCGGACCGGCGCACGTTTGGGTGCTGGACCCGTCCGACCTGGTCGACATCGAGGATGCGGCTGAGTGGAGCCGACGTGGGGGCGGTAGTGGGGGCCCGGCATTGGAGGGCCCCGGCAGGCCCCTGGAGATGCAGGTCGTCGGGGAGCAGTGTTGCTGCAGGAGGAGCCGTAAGCGAGGCTTCAGAACTGGTaaaagcagcagcagcggctcCCCCTACTGGCAGCAGCAGCCACTGCAGCATGCATCCTACACAGATGCACAGTGTGGCCACTCTACCTGCTGTGGCGGAGACACCACCCTAAGGACTTCAAATGGGGCCCAGTGCAGTCCTCCGGCCACAGGGGGCAGCGCTGGGTTTCGGACTAAGTGCCCTGCAGAGGGCCAGACTTGCCCCGGGCTTGGCAAACAGACTGACAAATCAGACACCTTCCGCTCTCTCAGGTTCCTCAGTCTGTCCGGGTGCTATCAGATCACAGACCTGGGCTTGAGGTAATGTCCTTTTACACTCGAGTTAtggttcagtttttttttttaaagcagcaGTATAGAGTTTGGGTCTTAAGCTTGCGGGCTCAATACCTAAAAGACATCCAACAAAAATCCAGTAAAAAAACAGCCCAGATGGCATGAATAAAGGTTCACATTTGACGATACAGGCTATGTGGCGATATTGAACATACATAGTACTGTATTGACAGGTTATTTGCAAGTCAGTGTGTGCATCTGTCCTTCTGAAAAAGTCATCAAAATGAACTGGAAATACAGTGGCTTGCAAAAGTATTCTTTCATAAATGGAATCTTTGTCCATTTAGTTTGGCCTTTTtaacaataatttacaaaaatcccctctttaatgtcaaggtgaaagcaaatttaaaaatatataatgcaaaataagtgattgcataaatattcatcCCCCTTAAAATGACTGACCTAAATCAACAGCGGTTCTGTCAATTGGTGCTAATAGTCTCACAATTAGTGAAATGAGGATCGCCtgagtgcagtgaatgtgtatagtatagtatagcaaTATAATGACACCTGCATCTGGAAGGTCCAGTCACTGGTCAATCAGTATTCCTGGCTATAATTTCACcatgaagacaaaagaacactcCAAACAACTCAGAAAAAAGGTTATTGAAAAGCATAAGTGAGGAGATGGATGCAAAAAATGTTCAAGTCACTGAACATCCTCTGGATTTCAGTGAAATCCATAAGAACGTAAGGAACATGGCAAATGTGCAAATCTGCCTAGAGCAGGCTGTCACCACAAACTGAAATTTGCTTTCACGTTGACGCTAAAGAGgggatttttttaaattggtgTTAAAAAGGGAAAATTCAATTGACAaagattccatttattaaagcattaagaggggaaatatccaagggggatGAATACTTTTGCAAGCCACTGTAGTTGCCTACAAAAGTGGCGTGGTAATGTTCTACCAAGCAATCACATGCTTTTAAATGGTTTCTTTTAAGAAATATTCTAAATATCAACTGATGTCTAGTGCTGTAGCCTCCCTTGGGACCAGTTATGGTTTGATGAATTGTCAAGTAGGAATTGGAATCTCTTTTACTGTAGACGATCATGTCAAGGACACTTAATTCTATCAGGGATCTTTGCCGGGCAATGCCTTTTTACTTCCAGGTTTTTCATATGATCCCTGTGAACCATGTTTCCTTTGAGAGCATATTATGTGCCTCTTACACAATGCCTcactaagtatatatactcttttgatcccatgaggaaaatttggtctctgcatttatcccaatccgtgaattagtgaaactcactcagcacacagtgaggtgaaacacacactaatcccggcgcagtgagctgcctgcaacaacagcggtgctcggggagcagtgaggggttaggtgccttgctcaaggtcgGGGTTCGgcttactggtcggggttcgaaccggcaaccctccgattacaagtccgaagtgctaaccagtaggccacagctactTCAACTCTTCAACTTCTGCTGTCCGCTGTACAGATCAGTTAAAAATACAGTTCTTTTTCAACACCTAACACCTCTTTGTCAAATTTGGTGAGGTTTAGGTTTAAAGATGTGAAAATAGTTCTAGAGTATCATTCTTCTACAGCACAGTCTACGGGTAGGACAGGAACAGgaatactcttttttttttttttttttttttttttttttttttttggggggcttttatgcctttaattatatAAGATCGTGGAGATTGataggaagtgagtgggagagagagtcagggtgggatccggaaaagaccacggggtgggaatcgaacccgggtcgccggcgtacggtgcaggtgccccaggcAGTCGTGCCACTGCTGGGGCCAGGAATACTCTTTACCAATGGCCTCAGTTCAACAAAGCTGGAAATTCGTAAATTGTGAAATGGCCTAATTTGCCTAAAATGTCTCTGAATCTTTCTGATGACACAACCTTGAACAAACTTGCGAAATGGAAACAACAATTTACTGGTGGGTGTATGGAAGGGGGAAATTGGCTGAAAATGCCAATCAAAAATCCACTCTTACTGCATTTAACATTGTCATTCTTTCATATTCTGAGCTTTGTTGCCCAACAGATGATCATCACTGACTGAAGTATGGTGTTTCTTTGGtgcttttatgtttttttatgagtgtgtcatctgcataatgAATGTAAGATGACTTATGACTTGTGAACTTCAGATTAATTTGTTATTCATTGCCAGCCTTGTTCATTTCACCTTGTTATTATAGAGGCTTGCAATAGTTTGCGTGTTAAAGGAAactccggtttttagcactttaaggcccttttctggtttgttttggatgaactagagtggtggacaccgaaattttgacgattggtcctgtctcgacttttctgactcgttttgaatcgcctttgacttctcagggtggctggcaatgggcatactgtagtaggctactcaaacatgtcctaaaacaggggtgtcaaacataaggccagggggccagatcaggcccgccagcaggtttcatacggctccccagatgttttgggtaggaaggggaaaatagaaaaaaaaagatagtcttcaacaatgtgtaataagcaatattTCTATGATAcattgattaaacctagcactacaaaccatcctaaGGAAGTTTGAAAGAACTGACATGGAAGTAGGTTATTTCAAGAGAgaaatggcattatacatgacAGTAGCACATcatttgtacttgtttgcttATAAGTGGATATATGGTAAAGGAGTATATCAAACAACACTCATACCCATGTAGAAAATgtataatgaccatgacaataaCGGCCCTCacaaggtctcattccaacaaatctggCTCACTatctaatatgagtttgacacccctgtcctaaaacaacccttaacgttcgttttcaaaactgtgcaactcaccgagtggttagtggtgttcgttgatgttccaaaacaagtagcgtagcgaaatacagtttctatcgtcttttatttggcattttgtaaaatcccattgatttctgttggaagactcattgcacgttgatatcaCTGCGCCAcagtctatgcttcaggctcacaATTGAGCCCGAAGTTTATCTGTGatttgtgaggtgtctgaaaaaatagttccacaatagcaaataagacggctggaaatcatacattgcgccgatatatttgattttaataatcaacgaacaccactaaccactcatgtttgagtagcctactacagtatgcccattgccagccaccctgagaagtcaaaggcgattcaaaacgagtcagaaaagtcgagacaggaccaatcgtcaaaatgtcagtgtccaccactctagttcatccaaaacaaaccagaaaagggccttaaagtgctaaaaacaggaattttcctttaatagaGATATGCTATGTACTTACTTGACTAGGAGACCAGTTTGGAAATGCATGGAGAGGTGAAaggtcttttcttttttaaaaaggtGAACTAGACAAGAAAACATTGGTAATGCAGGGATGTTCCTCAGACTGCTTGCTCTGCTGCTTAAATATGTATTTGATCTGCTCTGAACAAGTTCTAAACCTGTGGCATGCTTAAAACGTTATACCTCtagctgacgtgtgtgtgtgtgtgtgtgtgtgtgtgtgtgtgtgtgtgtgtgtgtgtgtgtgtgtgcgcacacgtgTGCACACTGTCCCCTCCAGGGCTCTGTCTCAGCGTGGAGGCTTCCCGGTCCTGGAGCACCTGAACCTGTCGGGCTGCCTCTTCATCACTGAGGTGGGACTGCAGGAGCTGGTGTCGGCCTGTCCGGCACTCAACGACGAACACTTCTACTACTGTGACAACATCAATGGTAACTCATcacttcacatcacacacacagacttttacACATCTACTTATACACCACGTGTTCAGCTCTGCAGGGTGGTTATGCAGGTCCGAATTTGTGTCTGACCTGAATGAGTGCACTGAATACCGTAAAATCCCAttgttccttgttggtgcccccccccccaatcccaatcctcccccacctttcttatgcggcccttgccacttaatctactaaacccctcttctactgcacttttaccccctaaatttccttgtatccttgtatcatgTCACTATACATCAGATAGACACATACATCATATTTTGGCTTAGAGGTCAAAGAGGATTGATGTATAGAGCACATTCTGAAATAAAGCATACAAGAGACATTTGTGCTGTAAAGCTTTTGTAGATGATCTAAAAATGCTGCTGTATAAGAAGTGTGTACATAAGCACTCGTCACATAGGCTTCATTTTAATCTGCCAATGCCAGTTATGTGACTCCAGTCATGTACAGTAACATTTATCAAAATTGCCTAGTGTTACTATTTGAGGTTAATCagaaaaaatagttccaaacTATTAGAAGTAGAGCTGCACAGACTGTTTAGCCTACTTGATCACAGTGAGTTCCTCTTGTGACCTCCGATTTGGAAATTATCCTCATTCTGAGGATCAACACCTAAGTGATTGCATCATACTGATCCATATGGTcactaaaataaatacattacatTTTGCTGTGTATCTTATCCCATTTGGGAATATTTGGATGGTATATTTTAAGTGTTACTTTGTGGGTTGGTAACTGTGAGTCATTGAATCAGTCAATCCATGTGTTGTTTTGAAATGACTGTTAGAAGTAGCTGGTATTGTCTAACTTTGCCCTTAATTGCCAGCATGCTCATTTATAGAGTTCCTGTAAGTGAAAGGTAAGTTAATGGAAATTATTTACATTGAACTCTGTGCACATGCCTGTACATTCTTATAGTTACTCTGTGGCTTCTGACCTAGACACTTTCTGTCATGTTTAAGGTAAGTAGTGACTTGAGTGacctaatgttttcatttctaGAACTCTTACATGCAGATGCACATTCCACACGAGATGAAGTTGTAGCTTCAAAAGAGGACTCTGTGTCCTCTCCACATGGTGTcagaatgtttttgttgttgttgtggttattGTTGTAGAACATGCATAGAACTTAAGAGGTCAGCTGTGCGCAATTTGTTTCTGTTGAGAAGGGGGCCTTTTATGTCTCTCTGTCGCCCCCTAATGGCTGTGTGTTGCCACATCTCTCTGCAGGTCCCCACGCGGACACGGCCAGCGGCTGCCAGAACCTGCAGTGTGGCTTCAGGGCATGCTGTCGCTCTGGAGAGTAGAGTCCGcgccctcttcctctcccctgtgtgtgtgctctcccgTAGATCACTCTCGCACCCCTCCTACTTGTACGTGCACTTTAATCCAAGGAACACCAATCGGCTGTGTTCCCTTTCTTTGAAGAAAATGGTTTTCCAATCTGCTAAAATTCCGGAAATGGCATTTCCACTTGTATCTCTCGAGAAATTTCCTTTctaaatggagggagagaatatCTGTATGTACAGATCGTTTGGAAGATCTGTGAAGGTGTTATAACCGGCTCCTTCTGTTCTCGTTTATAGTGGGGGTGAGATAGTGATATCATCCTATAGTTTGGGGCCTTCCTGCTTAAAAGAAACTCATCACTTAACATCACTGAGTTCAGTTTTTTTCCCTTAGGGACCctttccatctttttttttttttcctaagtTCACTTACTAATTCACAGCGTAGGTTGTATTTTCTCATAGAGTTCATAGATATGCAATAGGTGACCATTTTAAACCTTCCGTCATCTGTCACACAGATAGTCAGCCCCCTTCTGAGATGCGATTGTTAAGCCCCCTATTAGATACACGCAAACCATTCCCCTTCAGCTCAATATACTGTAGGTTACATTTTAAGATGGGATATCAAGGAATTTGTGCTGTCTTAATAA from Alosa alosa isolate M-15738 ecotype Scorff River chromosome 9, AALO_Geno_1.1, whole genome shotgun sequence includes:
- the fbxl5 gene encoding F-box/LRR-repeat protein 5 isoform X2 produces the protein MAPFPDEVDVFTGPHWRMKQLVGLYCEKLSKTNFSNNNDFRSFLQSLCATFKEFKMHEQIENECIIGLLQQRSHTVYNVHSDNKLSEMLSLFEKGLKSVKSEYEQLNYARQLKEKLEAFTQDFLPHMKEEEEVFQPMLMEYFTYEELKDIKKQVIAQHCRQQRWDCAAEVLKGFSLLNQAEELHKAFKYLDHEKTDDELEKGSGSAHISQLPVEVLLKLFRYLGPEDLCRCGQVCTTWSNVAKTGSLWRHLYPVRWARGDYYHGPPGELDQDPEEEWVKNLKDEGRAYQEWDEDADVDESEEASEESPAINAVQREKKLLNGMIQNLLPIVGSSVKSIVLAYSFAVSSKMVRQILTLCPQLTYLDLTQTDVTDSAFDSWASLGACSSLKHLDLSGCEKITDHTLKRLSMGLGDLTSCSLPIRSPERKAKLLAGLPSPIKLQHEVPPDCSNGRGRQELIFKRRPGGRGNGFGPAHVWVLDPSDLVDIEDAAEWSRRGGGSGGPALEGPGRPLEMQVVGEQCCCRRSRKRGFRTGKSSSSGSPYWQQQPLQHASYTDAQCGHSTCCGGDTTLRTSNGAQCSPPATGGSAGFRTKCPAEGQTCPGLGKQTDKSDTFRSLRFLSLSGCYQITDLGLRALSQRGGFPVLEHLNLSGCLFITEVGLQELVSACPALNDEHFYYCDNINGPHADTASGCQNLQCGFRACCRSGE
- the fbxl5 gene encoding F-box/LRR-repeat protein 5 isoform X1, giving the protein MAPFPDEVDVFTGPHWRMKQLVGLYCEKLSKTNFSNNNDFRSFLQSLCATFKEFKMHEQIENECIIGLLQQRSHTVYNVHSDNKLSEMLSLFEKGLKSVKSEYEQLNYARQLKEKLEAFTQDFLPHMKEEEEVFQPMLMEYFTYEELKDIKKQVIAQHCRQQRWDCAAEVLKGFSLLNQAEELHKAFKYLDHEKTDDELEKGSGSAHISQLPVEVLLKLFRYLGPEDLCRCGQVCTTWSNVAKTGSLWRHLYPVRWARGDYYHGPPGELDQDPEEEWVKNLKDEGRAYQEWDEDADVDESEEASEESPAINAVQREKKLLNGMIQNLLPIVGSSVKSIVLAYSFAVSSKMVRQILTLCPQLTYLDLTQTDVTDSAFDSWASLGACSSLKHLDLSGCEKITDHTLKRLSMGLGDLTSCSLPIRSPERKAKLLAGLPSPIKLQHEVPPDCSNGRGRQELIFKRRPGGRGNGFGPAHVWVLDPSDLVDIEDAAEWSRRGGGSGGPALEGPGRPLEMQVVGEQCCCRRSRKRGFRTGKSSSSGSPYWQQQPLQHASYTDAQCGHSTCCGGDTTLRTSNGAQCSPPATGGSAGFRTKCPAEGQTCPGLGKQTDKSDTFRSLRFLSLSGCYQITDLGLRALSQRGGFPVLEHLNLSGCLFITEVGLQELVSACPALNDEHFYYCDNINGNSSLHITHTDFYTSTYTPRVQLCRVVMQVRICV
- the fbxl5 gene encoding F-box/LRR-repeat protein 5 isoform X4, with the protein product MHEQIENECIIGLLQQRSHTVYNVHSDNKLSEMLSLFEKGLKSVKSEYEQLNYARQLKEKLEAFTQDFLPHMKEEEEVFQPMLMEYFTYEELKDIKKQVIAQHCRQQRWDCAAEVLKGFSLLNQAEELHKAFKYLDHEKTDDELEKGSGSAHISQLPVEVLLKLFRYLGPEDLCRCGQVCTTWSNVAKTGSLWRHLYPVRWARGDYYHGPPGELDQDPEEEWVKNLKDEGRAYQEWDEDADVDESEEASEESPAINAVQREKKLLNGMIQNLLPIVGSSVKSIVLAYSFAVSSKMVRQILTLCPQLTYLDLTQTDVTDSAFDSWASLGACSSLKHLDLSGCEKITDHTLKRLSMGLGDLTSCSLPIRSPERKAKLLAGLPSPIKLQHEVPPDCSNGRGRQELIFKRRPGGRGNGFGPAHVWVLDPSDLVDIEDAAEWSRRGGGSGGPALEGPGRPLEMQVVGEQCCCRRSRKRGFRTGKSSSSGSPYWQQQPLQHASYTDAQCGHSTCCGGDTTLRTSNGAQCSPPATGGSAGFRTKCPAEGQTCPGLGKQTDKSDTFRSLRFLSLSGCYQITDLGLRALSQRGGFPVLEHLNLSGCLFITEVGLQELVSACPALNDEHFYYCDNINGNSSLHITHTDFYTSTYTPRVQLCRVVMQVRICV
- the fbxl5 gene encoding F-box/LRR-repeat protein 5 isoform X3 gives rise to the protein MAPFPDEVDVFTGPHWRMKQLVGLYCEKLSKTNFSNNNDFRSFLQSLCATFKEFKMHEQIENECIIGLLQQRSHTVYNVHSDNKLSEMLSLFEKGLKSVKSEYEQLNYARQLKEKLEAFTQDFLPHMKEEEEVFQPMLMEYFTYEELKDIKKQVIAQHCRQQRWDCAAEVLKGFSLLNQAEELHKAFKYLDHEKTDDELEKGSGSAHISQLPVEVLLKLFRYLGPEDLCRCGQVCTTWSNVAKTGSLWRHLYPVRWARGDYYHGPPGELDQDPEEEWVKNLKDEGRAYQEWDEDADVDESEEASEESPAINAVQREKKLLNGMIQNLLPIVGSSVKSIVLAYSFAVSSKMVRQILTLCPQLTYLDLTQTDVTDSAFDSWASLGACSSLKHLDLSGCEKITDHTLKRLSMGLGDLTSCSLPIRSPERKAKLLAGLPSPIKLQHEVPPDCSNGRGRQELIFKRRPGGRGNGFGPAHVWVLDPSDLVDIEDAAEWSRRGGGSGGPALEGPGRPLEMQVVGEQCCCRRSRKRGFRTGKSSSSGSPYWQQQPLQHASYTDAQCGHSTCCGGDTTLRTSNGAQCSPPATGGSAGFRTKCPAEGQTCPGLGKQTDKSDTFRSLRFLSLSGCYQITDLGLRALSQRGGFPVLEHLNLSGCLFITEVGLQELVSACPALNDEHFYYCDNINVTLWLLT